In the Helianthus annuus cultivar XRQ/B chromosome 11, HanXRQr2.0-SUNRISE, whole genome shotgun sequence genome, one interval contains:
- the LOC110891865 gene encoding uncharacterized protein LOC110891865 yields the protein MRDTSRGVSASEILGVLQYNYSTDKNHILLFVIILLITLHIGIITLLIRSTVVICYNSDNYPTHLNNYSTDEIRSTITGDNASKIVDGNEGDNAGEKNDGENEVAENDQPEQGTTETLLNEMVIRLQETEEQHLKDQLKVNPIEGENENKIQSILDTFPFLQVPITQESTESHTTPEQTKEKRISKPTSAYKSPYVNRKVELGTKLSDDEQLIVDYIFSPADELKFVYKSVYGTDSIKVVFEAMFDGIKITSVLIDNWAEVLNNEEKMKSRYSLSRFFFSSLLLLKDHYAPTTTDEVRLLMFTQNLDQWLEQFKVKSIRDFDLLFFPILASEHYYVLCFNLKTSKIVLIDNSKMGKKFHDRYQGIPNMLRNALCDYLELKKIRFAKKTLRKAIIKRLEMPWRTEENYIDCGIYTMRHMETYFGEENWDCGFLSNEKFHKPQISELRKKFLTKMLLSEINTLKDDLIKHALEYEKMDDKVKAEHQKDLKEKMDQRQKDFV from the exons ATGCGTGACACgtctcgcggggtttccgcaagtgaaattttgggggtgttacagtatAATTACTCAACTGATAAAAATCATATATTGTTATTTGTTATAATTCTGTTAATTACCCTACACATTGGTATAATTACTCTACTGATAAGATCAACTGTTGTTATTTGTTATAATtctgataattaccctacacatTTAAATAATTACTCTACTGATGAAATAAGATCAACTATTACAGGTGATAATGCTTCAAAAATAGTTGATGGTAATGAAGGTGACAATGCTGGTGAAAAAAATGATGGTGAGAATGAAGTTGCTGAAAACGATCAACCAGAACAAGGGACAACGGAAACATTACTAAATGAAATGGTGATTAGATTGCAAGAAACAGAAGAACAACATTTAAAGGATCAGTTGAAAGTAAATCCTATTGAAGGTGAAAACGAAAACAAAATACAGTCAATTCTCGACACATTTCCATTTCTTCAAGTACCCATCACCCAAGAATCAACTGAAAGCCACACTACCCCTGAACAAACAAAAGAAAAGAGAATATCTAAGCCAACTTCTGCATATAAATCACCTTACGTTAACCGGAAAGTTGAACTTGGAACAAAGCTGAGTGATGATGAACAATTGATAGTAGATTACATATTTTCTCCAGCAGATGAATT GAAGTTTGTATACAAGTCAGTTTATGGGACAGATTCAATCAAAGTGGTTTTTGAAGCAATGTTTGATGGTATAAAAATTACATCAGTCCTCATAGACAATTGGGCTGAAGTGCTAAACAATGAAGAAAAAATGAAAAGCCGGTATTCTCTTAGTAGGTTTTTTTTCTCATCGCTTCTATTG TTAAAGGATCATTATGCACCTACAACCACCGATGAAGTTCGACTTTTGATGTTCACGCAAAACTTGGATCAATGGCTTGAACAGTTTAAGGTCAAATCGATAAGAGATTTCGACCTCCTGTTTTTCCCCATTTTAGCTTCAGAACATTATTACGTCCTGTGTTTCAATCTGAAGACTTCTAAAATTGTGTTGATCGATAACAGCAAAATGGGTAAAAAATTCCATGATAGATATCAAGGGATCCCTAATATGTTG AGAAATGCATTGTGTGACTACCTTGAGCTGAAGAAGATTAGATTCGCCAAAAAAACACTAAGAAAGGCAATCATCAAAAGATTGGAAATGCCATGGAGGACAGAAGAAAACTACATTGATTGTGGCATTTATACAATGCGCCATATGGAAACTTATTTTGGTGAAGAAAACTGGGATTGCGGCTTCTTATCAAATGAGAAATTTCATAAACCTCAAATTTCTGAGTTGAGGAAGAAATTCTTGACCAAAATGCTGTTGTCAGAAATCAACACCTTGAAAGATGATCTTATAAAGCATGCCCTTGAATATGAAAAGATGGATGataaagttaaggctgaacatcaaaaagATTTGAAGGAAAAGATGGATCAAAGGCAAAAAGACtttgtttga